The window CCTAGGGCGCCCGGCCCCCCCGAGTAACCCGCGCGCCCCCGAATCCCTGCCTGCCATTGCAGCAAAGGTTATTTTCTTTCTCGGGCAACGCCAGGCAGGCAGGGATGCCTGCGCTCCCAGGGATACGGAGGGGGTATGAGTTCAAACCGATGGACCAACGAATTTCTCGATTCGATGCGAACGGTCACTGATCCGCCTGCCGACGACGCAGTGCGTGAGCTGTTCGAACAAGGCGAGGTCGGCGCCGTCAACAAGCTGATGAGCGATATGCTCAAGAACGATCAGCTCGTTCCTGAAGACTTCCCCCCTTGCATCCAAAGCTACATCGAGAAGAGCGAGAGGCTGCCCGACTGGGCGAACGAGAACAAGATAAAGCAAGCCGAGGACTTTTTCGCTCGCAATGGAATGACGATTGGAATGACTCTGCTTTTTTCGTCGCTGCCGATGTGCTATGCGTGCGCAAAGGGTGTTCAGGTGCTTCACCTGACGGCTCGCCTCGAAACAGACGCCAAGCGGCGGGTTGCCGAGACCAGCCAGATGATTATTCACATCATGGTTCCTGGCGGTTTGGCGCCCACCGGCCGCGGCGTCACTGAAGCTCAGAAGGTGCGGCTGATGCACGCCGCCGTTCGGCACCTGATACTCGAGAGCGGGCAATGGGATTCAAATTGGGGCGCTCCAATCAATCAGGAAGACCTGGCCGGGACCCTGCTGTCTTTCTCTTATCTACCCATCGCATCGCTCGAAAAGCTTGGGGTCAAGGTGCTGCCGGAAGAAGCCGACGCATACCGTCATGCCTGGAACATTGTCGGTCACATCATGGGGGTCAGGAGCGACCTGTTGCCGGATACCATGGATGACGCGAAGGAGTTGGTGGAGCTGATCAGCCGGCGCAACTTTGAAATCAGCCAGGCTGGGCGC is drawn from Acidobacteriota bacterium and contains these coding sequences:
- a CDS encoding oxygenase MpaB family protein yields the protein MSSNRWTNEFLDSMRTVTDPPADDAVRELFEQGEVGAVNKLMSDMLKNDQLVPEDFPPCIQSYIEKSERLPDWANENKIKQAEDFFARNGMTIGMTLLFSSLPMCYACAKGVQVLHLTARLETDAKRRVAETSQMIIHIMVPGGLAPTGRGVTEAQKVRLMHAAVRHLILESGQWDSNWGAPINQEDLAGTLLSFSYLPIASLEKLGVKVLPEEADAYRHAWNIVGHIMGVRSDLLPDTMDDAKELVELISRRNFEISQAGREMTAALIEMVDETLPGSIFKGFPATMIRFLNGDQVADIVGVANEDWTRKLVGPIGRIFGRIEGEADHSRILAAVSEHFGRAFTEAFSWIDRGGHRAPFEIPHVLRQQWNLKPHPGASQ